One Saccharomyces eubayanus strain FM1318 chromosome VIII, whole genome shotgun sequence genomic window carries:
- the SEY1 gene encoding dynamin-like GTPase SEY1, with product MLILFFDFPLTFFLHCYLNEEGQNEQTKYYCKRSVQLLYYYWFHLKRANIINWLKNQHFSMTTDRSAIQLIDEEKAFHQSALQYFQQCIGNRDVGLDYHVISVFGSQSSGKSTLLNVLFNTNFDTMDAQVKRQQTTKGIWLAHTEEVNTTIEVSSDRPDIFVLDVEGSDGSERGEDQDFERKAALFAIAVSEVLIVNMWEQQIGLYQGNNMALLKTVFEVNLSLFGKNDNNHKVLLLFVIRDHVGVTPLSSLSDSVTRELEKIWSELSKPAGCEDSTLYDFFDLQFIGLAHKLLQEDKFIXDVKKLGDSFVMKGTDSYYFKPQYHHRLPLDGWTMYAENCWDQIEHNKDLDLPTQQILVARFKTEEIASEALEEFISKYDESIAPLKGSLGPLTSQLVALKEECLSKYDEQASRYAKNVYMEKRESLNGELNTHISGTINEFLETLMEKLWDNLRLEISSRDKASTSFVDSLATGRTKVESDFNESVGSFKKLELLSSDKEIISKFSNEFEEKIKQLRDAELKAKINGIKKNLVPELKDHVIHLLSHPSKNVWDDIMDDFESTIQSNLSPYEISKAEYDFKVGLSDDENAAVYKNIRILAWRTLDTTVHDYLKIDTIVSILRDRFEDVFRYDTEGSPKLWKAEEEIDGAFRIAKEHALEVFEVLSLAVTSDNVEIMPDVPIAEEDSSEGNEIYRDNEGIFHSRRFAHILTELQKENVLDQFRRQINITVLDSKRSIITTRTHIPPWIYILLVVLGWNEFVAVIRNPLFVTLTLVFGATFFVIHRFGLWGPVVNVVQSAIGETRSTIKEKLRKFVTEDHEVKESFEMTDFSKDEQKKE from the coding sequence ATgcttattttattttttgactttcctttgactttttttctccattgTTACCTTAACGAAGAGGGACAAAACgaacaaacaaaatacTATTGCAAAAGGAGTGTTCAATTgttgtattattattggttTCATCTCAAAAGAGCAAATATCATTAACTGGCTTAAAAATCAGCACTTCTCTATGACAACCGATAGATCTGCTATTCAATTAATTGATGAAGAGAAAGCTTTTCATCAGAGCGCATTacaatattttcaacaatgTATTGGAAATCGTGATGTCGGTCTAGATTATCATGTTATCTCTGTGTTCGGCTCCCAGTCAAGTGGTAAATCTACTCTGCTCAATGTCCTTTTCAATACCAATTTCGATACTATGGATGCGCAAGTGAAAAGACAACAAACTACCAAAGGTATTTGGCTGGCTCATACAGAAGAGGTTAATACGACTATTGAAGTTAGTAGCGATCGTCCAGATATTTTCGTACTCGACGTAGAAGGTTCCGATGGTTCAGAAAGAGGTGAAGATCAGGATTTCGAAAGGAAAGCCGCTTTATTTGCCATTGCAGTATCTGAAGTTCTTATAGTTAATATGTGGGAACAACAAATCGGGCTGTATCAAGGTAACAATATGGCGTTATTGAAAACCGTTTTTGAAGTCAATCTATCTTTATTTGGCAAGAATGACAACAATCACAAAGTACTACTACTCTTTGTCATTAGAGATCATGTAGGAGTTACACCGCTTTCAAGTTTAAGCGATTCAGTTACAAGGGAGCTGGAAAAAATATGGTCCGAACTAAGCAAGCCTGCTGGTTGCGAAGACTCAACTCTGTACGATTTTTTTGACTTACAGTTCATTGGGTTGGCTCATAAGCTGCTACAAGAAGACAAATTTATTYAAGATGTTAAGAAATTAGGTGATTCATTTGTAATGAAAGGGACCGACAGTTATTATTTCAAACCTCAATATCATCACAGATTACCATTAGATGGTTGGACTATGTATGCTGAAAATTGCTGGGACCAAATTGAGCACAACAAAGACTTGGATCTCCCAACTCAACAAATTTTGGTTGCAAGATTTAAAACAGAAGAGATTGCTAGCGAAGCCCTAGAAGaatttatttcaaaatatgATGAATCCATCGCGCCCTTGAAGGGTAGTCTGGGGCCTTTAACCTCGCAATTAGTAGCATTAAAAGAAGAGTGCTTAAGCAAATACGATGAACAGGCATCACGCTATGCTAAAAATGTTTATATggagaaaagagaaagctTGAATGGAGAACTAAACACACACATTTCAGGCACAATAAATGAGTTTTTAGAGACACTAATGGAAAAATTATGGGATAATTTAAGGTTGGAGATATCTTCCAGAGACAAAGCATCCACTTCCTTTGTCGATAGTTTGGCTACAGGCAGGACCAAAGTCGAAAGTGACTTTAATGAATCAGTCGGATCCTTCAAAAAGTTGGAGTTATTATCATCagataaagaaatcatctccaaattttctaatgaattcgaagaaaaaatcaagcaGTTGCGTGACGCCGAATTGAAAGCTAAAATTAATGGtatcaagaaaaatctGGTTCCAGAACTAAAGGATCATGTAATTCATTTACTTTCCCATCCATCCAAAAATGTTTGGGATGATATAATGGACGATTTTGAATCCACCATTCAAAGTAACCTTTCCCCATATGAGATCTCCAAGGCTGAATATGATTTTAAGGTCGGACTatcagatgatgaaaacgCAGCAGtttacaaaaatattaGGATTTTGGCATGGAGGACTTTAGATACAACAGTGCATGACTATTTAAAGATAGACACAATTGTTAGTATATTAAGAGACAGATTTGAAGATGTATTCAGATATGACACCGAGGGGTCTCCAAAATTATGgaaagcagaagaagaaattgatggAGCATTCAGAATCGCAAAAGAACACGCGCTGGAAGTCTTTGAAGTTCTCTCACTTGCTGTAACCTCTGACAACGTTGAGATCATGCCTGATGTACCAattgctgaagaagatagTAGCGAGGGCAACGAAATATATAGGGATAACGAGGGTATATTTCATTCTCGTCGCTTTGCACACATCTTGACAGAATTGCAAAAGGAGAATGTTTTAGACCAATTCCGCAGACAGATTAACATTACTGTTTTAGACTCCAAAAGATCGATAATTACTACAAGAACACATATTCCACCATGGATATACATTTTGTTAGTTGTGTTGGGATGGAATGAATTTGTAGCGGTTATAAGAAACCCCTTATTCGTGACTCTTACCTTGGTCTTTGGAGCAACCTTTTTCGTGATTCATAGGTTTGGCTTATGGGGGCCTGTTGTCAATGTTGTCCAAAGCGCTATTGGCGAAACAAGAAGTACtatcaaggaaaaattgagaaaatttGTCACTGAAGACCACGAAGTAAAagaatcttttgaaatgacggatttttctaaagatgaacaaaaaaaagaataa